The following proteins come from a genomic window of Gottfriedia acidiceleris:
- the mnmE gene encoding tRNA uridine-5-carboxymethylaminomethyl(34) synthesis GTPase MnmE, translating into MEFDTITAISTPKGEGAIAIVRLSGDEAVQIANKIFKEKDLNIVDSHTIHYGHLVDPSSGNTVEEVMVSVLRAPKTFTREDVVEINCHGGIFSVNKVLELVLSHGARLAEPGEFTKRAFLNGRIDLSQAEAVMDLIRSKTDRAMAVAMNQVEGRLSKLVNSLRQTLLEILAHIEVNIDYPEYDDVEEMTNTVLIEKAKTVRVEIQKLLETSKQGKILREGLSTVIIGRPNVGKSSLLNTLVQESKAIVTDIPGTTRDVIEEYVNVKGVPLRLIDTAGIRETKDFVEAIGVERSKKVLNLADLVLFVLNNNEQLSEEDRKLFAEMSGKDVIVIINKTDLPQKLDLNEVKALVGSATIVTTSLKEEKGIDDLEKAIANLYFEGQIEAQDLTYLSNARHIALLKQSEQTINDAIEAMKNGMPIDLVQIDLTRAWELLGEIVGDTVQESLINQLFSQFCLGK; encoded by the coding sequence ATGGAATTCGATACAATTACAGCCATATCGACACCAAAAGGCGAAGGTGCAATAGCTATCGTTCGATTAAGTGGTGATGAAGCTGTTCAAATAGCGAATAAAATATTTAAAGAAAAAGATTTAAATATAGTAGATTCACACACAATTCATTACGGACATTTAGTCGATCCAAGTTCCGGTAATACTGTTGAGGAAGTTATGGTCTCGGTCTTAAGGGCACCAAAAACGTTTACACGTGAAGATGTTGTGGAAATAAATTGTCATGGTGGAATTTTTTCAGTTAACAAAGTACTTGAATTAGTACTATCACATGGGGCTAGATTAGCGGAGCCTGGTGAATTTACAAAAAGAGCATTTCTTAATGGACGAATCGACCTGTCTCAGGCAGAAGCGGTAATGGATTTAATTCGTTCAAAGACAGACAGGGCAATGGCGGTAGCAATGAATCAAGTAGAAGGTCGATTGTCTAAGTTAGTTAACAGCTTAAGACAAACATTACTTGAGATTTTAGCTCATATTGAAGTAAATATTGATTATCCTGAATATGATGATGTTGAAGAAATGACCAATACTGTTTTAATTGAAAAAGCAAAAACAGTTCGAGTTGAAATACAAAAACTGCTAGAAACATCAAAACAAGGTAAAATTTTACGTGAAGGACTATCTACTGTCATTATAGGAAGACCGAATGTTGGGAAATCGTCTCTTTTAAACACACTTGTCCAGGAAAGCAAAGCAATTGTTACTGATATTCCTGGTACAACGCGTGATGTTATTGAAGAATACGTAAATGTAAAAGGTGTACCATTACGCCTAATTGATACAGCTGGTATTCGTGAAACTAAGGATTTTGTAGAAGCAATCGGTGTTGAAAGATCTAAAAAAGTATTGAATTTAGCAGACTTAGTTTTATTTGTTTTAAATAATAATGAGCAATTAAGTGAAGAAGACCGTAAACTATTTGCCGAAATGAGCGGTAAAGACGTAATTGTAATCATTAACAAAACAGATTTGCCACAAAAGCTTGATCTAAATGAAGTAAAGGCGTTAGTTGGTAGTGCTACAATTGTTACAACTTCCTTAAAAGAAGAAAAAGGAATTGATGATTTAGAAAAAGCAATAGCCAACTTATATTTTGAAGGGCAAATTGAGGCACAAGATTTAACTTATTTATCTAATGCTAGACATATTGCGTTATTAAAACAATCAGAACAGACAATCAATGACGCAATTGAGGCAATGAAAAATGGTATGCCAATTGACTTAGTTCAGATTGACTTAACAAGAGCATGGGAATTATTAGGTGAAATCGTTGGAGATACAGTTCAGGAAAGTTTAATCAACCAGCTATTTTCTCAATTCTGTTTAGGAAAATAA
- the jag gene encoding RNA-binding cell elongation regulator Jag/EloR: MREVTATGQTIEQAVQIALQQLSSTEEDVEITVLEDGKKGFLGFGAKPAKVLVVKKKTLIEKAYDYLLNIVKSLDETADVNFELQGTKEQTFLFTVKGEKVALIIGKRGNTLNALQFLVQTFVNRHSKQLIHVVVDAENYRLKRKESLEILAKKTAQTVLKTRKAISLEPMPSFERKIIHHILTDMPNISTKSVGQDPHRQLVIDLKKPIKG, from the coding sequence GTGAGAGAAGTAACTGCTACTGGTCAAACAATCGAACAAGCAGTTCAAATAGCACTTCAGCAACTTAGTTCAACAGAAGAAGACGTAGAAATTACAGTACTTGAAGACGGCAAAAAAGGATTTTTAGGATTTGGTGCTAAACCTGCTAAAGTATTAGTTGTTAAAAAGAAGACTTTAATCGAAAAAGCATACGACTACCTTTTAAATATTGTTAAGAGCCTTGATGAAACTGCAGATGTAAATTTCGAATTGCAAGGTACGAAGGAACAAACCTTCTTATTTACAGTAAAGGGTGAAAAAGTTGCCCTTATTATTGGAAAAAGAGGTAATACTTTAAACGCTCTTCAATTCTTAGTTCAAACATTTGTAAATCGTCATTCAAAACAATTGATTCATGTTGTCGTTGACGCAGAGAATTATCGATTAAAACGTAAAGAATCGCTAGAAATTCTTGCAAAAAAGACTGCTCAAACAGTTTTAAAAACAAGAAAAGCAATCTCTTTAGAGCCAATGCCTTCTTTCGAAAGAAAAATAATACATCATATACTGACAGATATGCCAAATATCTCTACAAAGTCTGTAGGCCAAGATCCGCATCGTCAATTAGTTATAGATTTAAAGAAACCAATTAAGGGCTGA